A segment of the Superficieibacter sp. HKU1 genome:
TGACTTCCCGGCAGCGATCATCTTCTTGGCTTCGCCCAGCCGTTCGCGGGCTTCCGCTAGCGTGATCCCTCCGACACCGTAACGGCCGAAGGTGATAGTCTCCTGCCTGCCGTGGATCGAGTAGTTGTAGCGGAATGAAATCGAACCCGCAGGCGTGATAGCCACATAGAGGCCGTCACGGTCATTCACTTTGTAGAGTTTGTCTTTTGGCTTGAGGTTGCGCAGTTTGGTATCAGTCAACATGATCGGGTTGGGTTTCCTCTCAAAAATACCATGTTCAAAAAGCTCCACATCAAATTTATAAAATAATTAAATAACAATGCGTTACCTATAATTAATACCATGAGACTCCCATCAGAGTCAGCATGGTATCGAGTACCGAACATGGCATCAGGTTCAAATCGTACCATCTACCATGCCATAGAAACAGGGTGCTTGGCGATGCGAAAATTTGCCAGACAGTGCCAAGTAAAGAATGAAAAAAGCCCGTAGTTATACGGGCTTAGGGGAGATTAATGCTCTTTACTGCCGGTCTATGCCAGACGCGGGATCATTCCCACTCAATCGTCGCTGGCGGTTTCCCGCTGATGTCATACACCACACGTGATATCCCGTTGACTTCATTAATAATGCGGTTGGACACGCGGCCCAGGAAGTCATACGGCAGGTGCGCCCAGTGGGCGGTCATAAAGTCGATGGTTTCAACTGCGCGCAGGGAAACAACCCAGTCATACTTACGGCCATCTCCCATCACGCCAACGGAACGGACCGGCAGAAAGACGGTAAACGCCTGGCTGACGTTGTTATAGAGATCCGCTTTACGCAACTCTTCAATGAAGATAGCGTCGGCGCGACGCAACAAATCGCAGTACTCTTTTTTCACTTCGCCCAGCACCCGCACACCGAGGCCAGGTCCAGGGAACGGATGGCGGTAGAGCATATCGTACGGCAGGCCCAGTTCCAGACCAATTTTACGCACTTCGTCCTTGAACAGCTCGCGCAGCGGTTCAACCAGCCCCATCTTCATCTCTTTTGGCAGACCGCCGACATTGTGGTGAGATTTAATGACGTGCGCTTTACCGGTTGCAGAAGCCGCAGACTCAATGACGTCCGGATAAATGGTCCCCTGCGCCAGCCATTTCACATTTTCCAGCTTCAGCGCTTCTTCATCGAAGACCTCAACAAACACGCGGCCGATGATCTTACGCTTGGCTTCCGGGTCATTTTCACCCGCCAGCGCATCGAGGAAGCGCTTTTCACCTTCTACGTGAACAATGTTCAGCCCGAAATGGTCACCGAACATGTCCATCACCTGTTCTGCTTCATTGAGACGCAGCAGACCGTTGTCGACAAACACGCAGGTCAGGTTTTTACCGATAGCACGGTGCAACAGCATAGCGGTAACGGAAGAGTCCACCCCGCCGGAGAGGCCGAGGATCACTTTGTCGTCGCCCACCTGCTCGCGAAGACGGGTAACGGCGTCGTCGATGATTTTAGCCGGGGTCCACAGTGCCTCACACTGGCAGATATCGCGCACGAAGCGCTCCAGCATACGCATCCCCTGGCGGGTATGAGTCACTTCCGGGTGGAACTGTACGCCGTAGAAGCGTTTTTCTTCATTCGCCATAATCGCGAACGGACAGGTTTCAGTGCTGGCAACGGTGACGAAGTCAGCCGGGATAGCCGTCACTTTATCGCCGTGGCTCATCCATACGTCAAGCAGCGGTTTGCCGTCCGCGGTGAGGGAATCTTCAATGCCGCGGATCAGGGCGCTGTCGGTTTTTACTTCAACCTGCGCGTAGCCGAATTCACGCTCGTTCGAGCCCTGAACATGGCCGCCGAGCTGCATCGCCATGGTTTGCATACCGTAGCAAACGCCAAACACCGGCACGCCAGCCTCAAAAACATACTGCGGCGCGCGCGGGCTGTTGTTTTCCGTGGTGCTTTCCGGACCACCGGAAAGAATGATACCGCTGGGATTGAAGTCGCGAATTTGTGCTTCCGTAACATCCCACGCCCACAGTTCACAGTAAACGCCAAGTTCACGCACGCGACGCGCCACCAGCTGAGTGTACTGAGAACCAAAATCCAGAATGAGAATGCGATGTTTATGAATATTTTCCGTCATTGACGCTAATTCCGAGGCAAGTGAAACAAAATCAAAGCGCCTGGCTTAAGCCAGGCGCGGAAAGTAATCAGGAGCCCATACGGTAGTTTGGGGATTCCTTGGTGATGGTCACGTCGTGAACGTGACTTTCCTGGATACCCGCACCGCTGATGCGAACGAATTCCGCTTTGGTTCGCAGCGCGTCGATGGTACCACAGCCGGTCAGCCCCATACAGGAACGAAGACCGCCCATCTGCTGATGAATAATCTCTTTCAGGCGGCCTTTATAAGCAACGCGACCTTCGATACCTTCCGGCACCAGTTTGTCGGCGGCGTTATCGCTCTGGAAATAACGGTCGGAGGAACCTTTAGACATCGCACCGAGCGAGCCCATACCACGGTAGGATTTGTATGAACGACCCTGGTAAAGTTCGATTTCACCCGGCGATTCTTCCGTACCCGCCAGCATCGAACCGACCATTACCGCACTTGCGCCGGCGGCGATGGCTTTGGCGATGTCGCCGGAAAAGCGGATGCCGCCATCGGCGATAACCGGAATGCCCAGGCCTTCAAGCGCTTCCACCGCGTCGGATACAGCAGTGATCTGCGGTACGCCAACGCCGGTCACAATACGCGTGGTACAGATAGAGCCAGGACCTATACCCACTTTCACCGCGCTGACGCCCGCTTCTGCCAGCGCACGTGCACCAGCGCCAGTCGCCACGTTGCCGCCAATGATTTGCAGGTCAGGGTATTTTTCACGGGTTTCACGAATACGTTGCAGCACGCCTTCGGAGTGGCCATGCGAAGAGTCAATCAGCAGCACGTCAACACCCGCCGCTACCAGCGCATCTACACGCTCTTCGTTGCCCGCGCCCGCGCCCACTGCGGCACCAACGCGCAGACGGCCCTGCTCGTCTTTACAGGCGTTCGGCTTACGTTCCGCTTTCTGGAAGTCTTTAACGGTGATCATGCCCAGCAGATGAAAATTCGCATCAACCACCAGCGCTTTTTCGACGCGTTTTTCATGCATTTTCGCGAAAACCACGTCACGCGATTCGCCCTCACGCACGGTCACCAGACGCTCTTTCGGCGTCATATAGACGCTCACCGGCTGGCTCAGATCGGTGACAAAACGCACGTCACGACCGGTAATGATACCCACCAGTTCGTTGTCTTCGGTCACAACCGGATAGCCCGCGAAGCCATTACGCTCGGTCAGCGCTTTAACTTCTTGCAGGGTGGTGGTTGGCAGCACGGTCTGCGGGTCGGAAACCACGCCAGATTCGTGTTTCTTCACGCGACGCACCTCTTCCGCCTGACGCTCAATGGACATGTTTTTATGGATGAAGCCGATACCGCCTTCCTGCGCCAGCGCGATCGCCAGCCGGGCCTCGGTAACGGTATCCATTGCCGCAGAGAGCATGGGAATGTTCAGGCGAATGGTTTTCGTCAGCTGCGTGCTGAGATCGGCAGTGTTCGGCAAAACGGTGGAATGAGCGGGAACGAGGAGGACGTCGTCAAACGTCAGGGCTTCTTTAGCGATACGTAACATGGGCAATATCTCTGACCTGGATGGTTAAATATTGCCGTGGCATTATACAGAGCGTAACCGATTGCTTCTACATTTTTTTGTCAAAAAGCTTGCGATCCTGTCCTGGCGGGTTACTATCGATCGAATAACCTGCTGATTTAAAATTTGATCTCGCTCACATGTCACTAACTCAATCCCCTGCAATTTATACCGTCAGCCGCCTCAATCAGACCGCACGTTTGTTGCTGGAGCGGGAAATGGGCCAGGTCTGGATTAGCGGTGAGATATCCAATTTCACGCAGCCCGCTTCTGGTCACTGGTATTTTACGCTTAAAGACGACACCGCTCAGGTGCGTTGCGCCATGTTTCGCAACAGCAACCGTCGGGTAACCTTTCGTCCGCAGCACGGGCAACAGGTGCTGGTGCGCGCGAATATCACGCTCTACGAGCCGCGCGGTGACTATCAGATTATCGTCGAGAGCATGCAGCCTGCAGGCGAAGGGTTGCTTCAGCAGAAGTATGAACAGTTAAAAGCGAAGCTTCAGGCGGAAGGGCTGTTCGGCCAGGAATTTAAACAGCCGCTGCCCTCACCTGCCCACTGCGTCGGGGTGATCACCTCAAAAACTGGCGCAGCGCTGCACGACATCCTCCATATATTGAAACGTCGCGATCCTTCGCTTCCCGTCATCATTTATCCGACCGCCGTTCAGGGCGACGATGCGCCGGGGCAGATCGTGCGCGCCATTGAACTCGCTAACGCGCGCCAGGAGTGCGACGTGTTAATCGTCGGGCGCGGCGGCGGTTCGCTGGAAGATTTGTGGAGCTTTAACGATGAGCGCGTGGCGCGGGCGATTTTTGCCAGCCGCATTCCGGTGGTCAGCGCCGTTGGTCATGAAACCGATGTGACGATTGCCGATTTTGTCGCCGATCTGCGCGCGCCAACGCCTTCGGCAGCAGCGGAGATGGTCAGCCGCAACCAGCAGGAGCTGTTGCGCCAGATGCAGACAGGGCAGCAGCGTCTCGAAATGGCGATGGATTATTATCTGGCGAATCGCCAGCGCCGTTTTACCCAGTGGCATCATCGCCTGCAACAGCAGCATCCGCAACTGCGGCTCGCTCGCCAGCAAACCACGCTGGAGCGGCTGCGCCAGCGCATGGGCGTCGCCCTTGAAGCGCAGTTAAAACGCGCCACGCAGCGCCAGCAACGTGCCGCCCAACGGCTGAATCAGCAGAACCCGCAGCCGCGTATTCACCGCGCGCAGTCGCGCGTCCAGCAGCTGGAATATCGTCTGGTGGAAAATATCCGCGCGCGGTTAAGCGAACAGCGCGAGCGTTTCGGCAATGCTGCTACCCATCTGGACGCGGTGAGCCCGCTGGCGACGCTGGCGCGCGGCTACAGCGTTTCGGCGGCAGCGGACGGCAAGGTTCTGAAGAAAGTGAAGCAGGTCCATACCGGCGACGTGATGACCACGCGGCTGGAAGACGGCTGGCTGGAGAGCCAGATCACCCGCATCACGCCGGTGAAAACGCCGCGCCAGCGTAAAAGCTGACGCGCAAGGTTAATATCAGGTTGTTTGCTATGGTCTGCGCCGTTTTGCCGGGCATCGGGTGGTACGGCGTTAACCTGTGTTCGCCGTTCTGCCGGGTGGCGGCTTCGCCTTACCCGGCCTACAATTCATTTTATATCAAAGCGTTACGAATAATGCGTTGCACATATCCGTAGGCCCGGTAAGCGCAGCGCCACCGGGCAGTGGTGGTACGGCGTTAACCTGTGCGCGCCGCTTTGCCGGGTGGCGGCTTCGCCTTACCCGGCCTACAACCGATGGAATATCAACTGGTTGCAATTCACGCGTAGGCCCGTGCAAGCGCATTCCCTATCTGATGAGACAGGAGCGGAACAAACCGCCTTCGTCAGTATCAAAATCGCAGTTCTCTTCGCCGGTCGCCTCGTTGAACGCACAATACGCGCCGTCCCCGTCCTCGTCCTGCGCCAGATAACCGTAGCCAGAACTCCCTGGCGCTGAAGCTGGCCAGTGCAGTTCACCTATTGTCGCGCGTAGCGCTTTCAAATCTGCCATCGTAGCGATATTGTCGTTGCCGCCGCAGGTCGTAACGATTGACGCCCCGGATTTGCCGTCCTGGTTCACAAACATGCCTGCCCACACTTCTTTATCGATAGTCCATGTATCTGACGGCGTGATCGAAATCTCCGCTTTCAGCGGCGGGCGCTGCAGCGTATGGCCGTTAACCTCAACGGTATCAGGCATATGTCCCCAATAAGCAGCCACGCTGCTGTCCGGGCTGGTCGGCACGGTAAAGATACCCGCTCTCTCATCTTTCGTCACCGGAATGGAACCGTATGCCAGGGTTGCGGTTATCCCGGTTCGTAATCCCAGCGCCGTCTGCTGGTCCAGAGTCAACCGCGCCGTACCGTCTGCAGCGGTAAGGCCGTACCAATCTTTACTTCCCGATCCCCAGCTAACCGAATCGGTGTCTGGCGACACAGACGTCAGCGTCATCGCTACGTTTTCCTGAAGCACCGCAGGTCCTGGCTTTTTACCGCCGGCGCCCGGATCGCCTGGCTTGTTTCGGGTATAAGAGTCAGCACGCGTAAGCTTAAACGTGACGCCAGGGATCGACCTTCCGGCATCGTCAGTGATCTTCACGGTGAGCGGAAGCGTCTCGCCCTGTTTCGCGACATAACCTGATTTTTCACTATCCCATGCTTTATCGGAAACCAGCGCTATCTGCACATTGCGCGGTTGTGCAAGGCAGAGCTGCGCCGCATAAGACGAACTGGCGACATCCGATGCCGTGGCCCCCGTATTGAGAACAATTGTCTGCCAGTAGCTCGGCGCCGCAGTATGACTTTTGAACGCTTTATCAATCCCTGCCCAGGCCCAGCCAGCAGAAACCGGCAGGCCGAACTCGGTGCTCAGTTGCCCCTGGGGATAATCGTTGTACAGCGTTTTTAAATCGTTCAGTAGCGGCATCCGTGCGGGCGGGCAATCGGAACTGTTGTTGATACTCGTCAATTTGATGGTATACCACTCTTCGTTACTGGCAGTCGTCGCACTGGTGTTGGCATTATTACTCAATTCTGCCCGCAACAGGGGGCGCTGGAAGACAAGGCCATTCGATGCGGTAATCGTGTCCGGCATATGGCCCCACATTTTGGCTTTCTCACTATCCGGGCTGGTAATCACGGTAAAGCGAACATTTTTACTGTCCTGAATCGTACTATTGGATCCCAGCTCCGCCGTCAGCAGCGTTTGTAGCCCTTCCGTATTTTCCTGAGCCACGTCGAACGTCACCAGCCCCTGCGCATTCGTCTGCACATACAGCATACCAGTGGTATCCGCCAGCTTCGTTGTTGACGACGTCCCGTCCGACCCCGTCACATTAAGGAAGGTGATATCATCGGAGTTGTTTCTCGACCAGTTCGAGCCAGAGCGGGTTTTCGCGTTTGAGCGGGTGATTTTCACTGCCTCATTCGCTACCGGCTGGCCTGACGCATCCGTCACGGCAACCACCATTGGAATGGTTTCCCCTTTTTTAGCAATGGCCGCCCCCTGCGCTTCATTCCAGTTCACCGAGGTCAGCGTCAACTGGCTGGCGACACGATGTTTCACCGGTGAGACCAGGCAATACTGCTGCATGTAGTAGCCGCTACTGTTGTCAGCCAGTACTCTGAAAACACGATTGTCGTAAAGGCTGACCGCAGCATAATCAAGCTCATTGTTAGTAACGGAATAATCGCTCGCCCACCCATCGCTATAAGGCCTCGGGCTGCTCTCGTTGCGCGCAGGCCAGCCCTGTACGTTATGAATATCACCGTTCGGGTATGTGGCATAGAGCGTATGCAAATCACTTACCGTAGGGAGATAATCTCGCCCGCAGCCGCCGTTCGTTCCGTTCCAGGCCTCTTCCACGGTAAACACAGGCCAGACCTCGCCTTTTGGATCTGCGCCAATGCTGCGTGTAATCGTATAGGTAGTACGATCTGGCGCTGAAGGTAGCTCTGCCGCCAGCTTCGGGCGGCGATACACTTTGCCGTCACTGGAGGTCAGTTGGTCTGGCATATGCCCCCAGTAATTCGCCTTTTCAACGTCCGGGCTGCTCGGGACGGTAAAGATGAACCGCAGGCTTTGTTTCGACGCGTCGTTATCGTCAATATTCAGGTCGACCAGGTTGAGATACCCCACGCCGTCATCCTGTTTTATCTGCAGCGTCAGGGTACCCTCCGCGTTGGTACTAAAAAAGGACGGATTGGATCCTGTGATTGGCCCTATGACGTAGCCGTTCAATGTCAGTTCAGAAGAGTCTCCTGACATGTACAGATCCGTATCCGCGCGGCCCGTCGCGCTAATAGAGCGAAAGACAAAGGGAGCGTTAGGCACCGGTTCGCCTGCCGCACTGAGCGTGGTGATCGTGAGGGTTATGGCTTCGCCTACCTTCGCTTTGCCGGCTTTATGCTGCTCATTATACGGATCGACGGCGAGCAGCAGTTTCGTCGCCACCGGTACGGCGTTTTTCTGGCAGACAAAATAGGACTGTTCGGTTTTGGAGTACTGAGTGGAGGCCAGCAACAGCACGCTGGCGTCTTTTAAGTTCATCGATTTCAGCCAGCGCCGCTCCAGACTCTGTTGTTTTATGGGGGTAATAAAGCCGGGGGTCCGCGTCTGATACGTTTTACCGTTCACCGGCCAGCCCTGCTGACTGTTGATCGCGCCGGAGGGCCAGGCATCGTACAACGACGTCAGGCTGGTGAA
Coding sequences within it:
- the guaA gene encoding glutamine-hydrolyzing GMP synthase, producing MTENIHKHRILILDFGSQYTQLVARRVRELGVYCELWAWDVTEAQIRDFNPSGIILSGGPESTTENNSPRAPQYVFEAGVPVFGVCYGMQTMAMQLGGHVQGSNEREFGYAQVEVKTDSALIRGIEDSLTADGKPLLDVWMSHGDKVTAIPADFVTVASTETCPFAIMANEEKRFYGVQFHPEVTHTRQGMRMLERFVRDICQCEALWTPAKIIDDAVTRLREQVGDDKVILGLSGGVDSSVTAMLLHRAIGKNLTCVFVDNGLLRLNEAEQVMDMFGDHFGLNIVHVEGEKRFLDALAGENDPEAKRKIIGRVFVEVFDEEALKLENVKWLAQGTIYPDVIESAASATGKAHVIKSHHNVGGLPKEMKMGLVEPLRELFKDEVRKIGLELGLPYDMLYRHPFPGPGLGVRVLGEVKKEYCDLLRRADAIFIEELRKADLYNNVSQAFTVFLPVRSVGVMGDGRKYDWVVSLRAVETIDFMTAHWAHLPYDFLGRVSNRIINEVNGISRVVYDISGKPPATIEWE
- the guaB gene encoding IMP dehydrogenase produces the protein MLRIAKEALTFDDVLLVPAHSTVLPNTADLSTQLTKTIRLNIPMLSAAMDTVTEARLAIALAQEGGIGFIHKNMSIERQAEEVRRVKKHESGVVSDPQTVLPTTTLQEVKALTERNGFAGYPVVTEDNELVGIITGRDVRFVTDLSQPVSVYMTPKERLVTVREGESRDVVFAKMHEKRVEKALVVDANFHLLGMITVKDFQKAERKPNACKDEQGRLRVGAAVGAGAGNEERVDALVAAGVDVLLIDSSHGHSEGVLQRIRETREKYPDLQIIGGNVATGAGARALAEAGVSAVKVGIGPGSICTTRIVTGVGVPQITAVSDAVEALEGLGIPVIADGGIRFSGDIAKAIAAGASAVMVGSMLAGTEESPGEIELYQGRSYKSYRGMGSLGAMSKGSSDRYFQSDNAADKLVPEGIEGRVAYKGRLKEIIHQQMGGLRSCMGLTGCGTIDALRTKAEFVRISGAGIQESHVHDVTITKESPNYRMGS
- the xseA gene encoding exodeoxyribonuclease VII large subunit; the encoded protein is MSLTQSPAIYTVSRLNQTARLLLEREMGQVWISGEISNFTQPASGHWYFTLKDDTAQVRCAMFRNSNRRVTFRPQHGQQVLVRANITLYEPRGDYQIIVESMQPAGEGLLQQKYEQLKAKLQAEGLFGQEFKQPLPSPAHCVGVITSKTGAALHDILHILKRRDPSLPVIIYPTAVQGDDAPGQIVRAIELANARQECDVLIVGRGGGSLEDLWSFNDERVARAIFASRIPVVSAVGHETDVTIADFVADLRAPTPSAAAEMVSRNQQELLRQMQTGQQRLEMAMDYYLANRQRRFTQWHHRLQQQHPQLRLARQQTTLERLRQRMGVALEAQLKRATQRQQRAAQRLNQQNPQPRIHRAQSRVQQLEYRLVENIRARLSEQRERFGNAATHLDAVSPLATLARGYSVSAAADGKVLKKVKQVHTGDVMTTRLEDGWLESQITRITPVKTPRQRKS